In Eucalyptus grandis isolate ANBG69807.140 chromosome 4, ASM1654582v1, whole genome shotgun sequence, the following proteins share a genomic window:
- the LOC104440849 gene encoding uncharacterized protein LOC104440849, with product MDFEFQESDIVFTYQDQATTDQSSNEDEHDYYSFCNTLVVPIRDDSWAHGKSNKKKAKKKMTNSSPVDIPETFIRSPESDYAYEEGDDEGEVVPPHLIVRRRVATRMASSVCFSHGRMLKGRYLSEVRNSILRMTGFLES from the coding sequence ATGGATTTCGAATTTCAAGAATCCGACATAGTTTTCACCTATCAAGATCAAGCAACGACGGATCAGAGCAGCAACGAGGACGAGCATGACTACTACAGTTTTTGCAATACATTGGTGGTGCCGATTCGTGATGATTCGTGGGCTCATGGCAAGTCAAACAAGAAgaaggccaagaaaaaaatgacaaactCATCGCCGGTCGATATCCCGGAAACTTTCATCCGGTCCCCCGAATCGGACTATGCGTACGAGGAGGGGGATGACGAAGGGGAGGTCGTGCCACCGCACTTGATCGTCAGGCGGCGCGTGGCCACGAGGATGGCGTCCTCAGTATGCTTTAGCCATGGGAGGATGCTCAAGGGGAGATATTTGAGCGAAGTGCGGAATTCAATTCTTAGAATGACAGGCTTTTTGGAATCATGA